One segment of Mastomys coucha isolate ucsf_1 unplaced genomic scaffold, UCSF_Mcou_1 pScaffold23, whole genome shotgun sequence DNA contains the following:
- the LOC116072716 gene encoding olfactory receptor 7E24-like, whose translation MTQQRISLNKCPNNTEAQNLPVVSQFHLMSLSENPELQPILFVLFLSFYMVTVLGNLLIILAVSSDIRLHTPMYFFLSSLSWSDICLISTTVPRMIWDIRTQSRAISYVGCLTQMSMFIIFACMDSMLLTAMAYDRFVAICNPLHYKIIMNPNLCAFLLLASVLASLVDSQVHNLIVLQFTYFGDMEISNFFCEPSQLLNLNCSEMFTKNIVIHFIGVFFGLFSTSVIISSYCKIISSILRIPSVDGKYKAFSTCGSHLSVVCLFYGTAVVVYIGSTASSSPENCAVASLMYTVVTPMLNPFIYSLRNKDIKIALWKLQRRAMYFHNTFHYF comes from the coding sequence GTGTCCAAACAATACAGAAGCACAGAATCTACCTGTTGTCTCACAATTCCATCTCATGAGCCTCTCAGAGAATCCAGAACTGCAGCCTATCCTTTTTGTGCTGTTTTTATCCTTCTACATGGTCACAGTGCTTGGAAATCTGCTCATCATTCTAGCTGTGAGCTCTGACATCCGCCTCCATACCcccatgtatttctttctctccagcctttcctgGTCTGACATTTGTTTGATCTCCACTACAGTTCCAAGGATGATTTGGGATATTAGAACTCAAAGCAGAGCCATCTCCTATGTGGGCTGCCTAACACAGATGTCCATGTTTATAATTTTTGCATGTATGGATAGTATGCTTCTGACTGCAATGGCCTATGATAGGTTTGTGGCCATCTGTAACCCTCTGCATTACAAAATCATTATGAATCCTAACCTCTGTGCCTTCTTACTTTTGGCATCTGTTTTGGCTAGTCTTGTGGACTCCCAGGTGCACAATTTGATTGTGCTACAATTCACATACTTCGGTGACATGGAAATCTCTAACTTTTTTTGTGAACCTTCCCAACTTCTTAATCTTAACTGTTCTGAAATGTTCACCAAAAACATAGTTATACATTTTATTGGTgtcttttttggtttattttcaaCGTCAGTAATTATTTCCTCAtactgtaaaattatttcttcCATCCTGAGAATTCCATCAGTAGATGGGAAGTATAAGGCCTTTTCTACCTGTGGGTCTCACCTGTcagttgtttgcttattttatggaACAGCCGTTGTAGTATACATTGGTTCAACTGCATCAAGTTCTCCTGAAAACTGTGCAGTTGCTTCGCTTATGTACACAGTAGTCACACCTATGCTTAATCCcttcatctacagcctgaggaacaagGACATTAAAATTGCCCTATGGAAGCTGCAGAGAAGAGCAATGTACTTTCATAACACCTTCCATTATTTTTGA